From Streptomonospora salina, the proteins below share one genomic window:
- a CDS encoding fumarylacetoacetate hydrolase family protein: MRIARFSVSDDVGYGLIDTDEENGQEYVSRISGHPLMGQIQLTGERAKVEDVRLLSPVLPSKVVCIGKNYADHVAEMSDITGESTEEPVVFLKPSTAVTGPGDPVFYPPISQRVDFEGELAVVISRPCREVPRERAAEVVFGYTVANDVTARDLQKSDKQWTRGKGFDSFCPIGPWIETGLSLEEASDLRVTTTVDGEVRQDGRTSRFIHDIPAVISYVSSFMTLLPGDVLLTGTPAGVGPVEVGSEMSVAVERVGELSNRVITRE, encoded by the coding sequence GTGCGCATCGCAAGATTCTCCGTGAGCGACGATGTCGGGTACGGCTTGATCGACACCGACGAGGAGAACGGCCAGGAGTACGTGTCGCGGATCAGCGGGCATCCGCTGATGGGGCAGATCCAGCTCACGGGGGAACGCGCCAAGGTCGAGGACGTGCGGCTGCTGTCGCCGGTGCTGCCGAGCAAGGTGGTGTGCATCGGCAAGAACTACGCCGACCACGTCGCCGAGATGAGCGACATCACCGGTGAGAGCACCGAGGAGCCGGTGGTCTTCCTCAAGCCCTCGACGGCGGTCACCGGTCCGGGCGACCCGGTGTTCTACCCGCCGATCTCCCAGCGGGTGGACTTCGAAGGCGAGCTCGCCGTGGTGATCTCCCGCCCGTGCCGCGAGGTTCCGCGCGAGCGTGCCGCGGAGGTCGTCTTCGGCTACACCGTGGCCAACGACGTCACGGCGCGCGATCTGCAGAAGTCCGACAAGCAGTGGACCCGCGGCAAGGGCTTCGACTCGTTCTGCCCGATCGGCCCGTGGATCGAGACCGGACTCTCCCTGGAAGAGGCGAGCGACCTGCGGGTGACCACTACCGTCGACGGGGAGGTCCGCCAGGACGGCCGCACCTCGCGGTTCATCCACGACATCCCCGCGGTGATCTCCTACGTCAGCTCGTTCATGACCCTGCTGCCGGGCGACGTCCTGCTCACCGGCACCCCCGCCGGCGTCGGTCCGGTGGAGGTCGGTTCCGAGATGAGCGTCGCGGTCGAGCGCGTCGGCGAGCTGTCCAACCGGGTGATCACCCGGGAGTGA
- a CDS encoding TlpA disulfide reductase family protein, whose amino-acid sequence MQHYTVLGGDSADVLEAEPEPIAAGTAPSAERRLFAPLDRPVLGWERRPRGWCRGDACIPAAAAAGVEHADRVDVGAFAKLQGRLAVADHDHGLLAVVPMPRTPAHAGAAPDVELRDRDGRAHRLSDYRGRKVALVMWASWCGCRYDLPAWQERHSELSPHGLTVVTVAMDRDAGDARPWIDEAAPDHPALVDTEGEAAALYDVVNVPTVVWIDEAGAVARPQDSQVATDLFQEMNGLSAEASLGALRRWVHEDETGLGGAGTAPGFRVPGDEGGRARAHARLAVELHRRGASGAADRHYTRAAELAPHDVAVRRGLMGLRGEDPFGDAYFALRDELDAAGIPIHRPLAADRAQV is encoded by the coding sequence ATGCAGCACTACACGGTCCTCGGCGGCGACAGCGCCGATGTACTGGAGGCCGAACCGGAGCCGATAGCCGCCGGAACGGCACCGAGCGCCGAGCGGCGCCTGTTCGCACCGCTGGACCGGCCCGTACTCGGCTGGGAGCGCCGCCCCCGCGGCTGGTGCCGCGGCGACGCCTGCATCCCGGCCGCAGCGGCCGCCGGCGTCGAGCACGCCGACCGCGTCGACGTCGGCGCCTTCGCGAAGCTGCAGGGGCGCCTCGCGGTAGCCGACCACGACCACGGGCTGCTGGCCGTGGTGCCCATGCCCCGGACCCCCGCGCACGCGGGTGCGGCACCCGACGTCGAACTCCGCGATCGCGACGGCAGGGCCCACCGCCTCAGCGACTACCGCGGCCGCAAGGTCGCCCTGGTGATGTGGGCGTCCTGGTGCGGCTGCCGCTACGACCTTCCGGCCTGGCAGGAGCGCCACAGCGAACTCTCCCCGCACGGACTGACCGTCGTCACCGTCGCCATGGACCGCGACGCCGGCGACGCCCGCCCGTGGATCGACGAGGCCGCGCCCGACCACCCCGCCCTCGTCGACACCGAGGGGGAGGCGGCCGCGCTCTACGACGTCGTCAACGTGCCCACCGTGGTGTGGATCGACGAGGCCGGCGCCGTCGCCCGACCGCAGGACAGCCAGGTCGCCACCGACCTGTTCCAGGAGATGAACGGTCTCAGCGCCGAGGCGTCCCTGGGTGCGCTGCGCCGCTGGGTGCACGAGGACGAAACCGGCCTCGGCGGGGCCGGCACCGCTCCCGGCTTCCGCGTTCCCGGGGACGAGGGCGGGCGCGCCCGCGCCCACGCCCGCCTCGCCGTCGAGCTGCACCGGCGCGGTGCCTCCGGCGCCGCCGACCGCCACTACACCCGTGCCGCCGAACTGGCTCCGCACGACGTCGCCGTCCGCCGCGGCCTGATGGGCCTGCGTGGCGAGGACCCGTTCGGGGACGCCTACTTCGCCCTGCGCGACGAGCTCGATGCCGCCGGAATCCCGATCCACCGGCCCCTTGCGGCCGACCGAGCGCAGGTATGA
- a CDS encoding IclR family transcriptional regulator — translation MSVLDALESGPASLAQLVRTTGLARPTAHRLAVALERHRMVTRDSQGRFVLGPRLGELSIATGEDRLLAVASPVLVQLRDLTGESAQLYRRQGDVRVCVAAAERTSGLRDTVPVGSELPMAAGSAAQVLLAWEDSERIRRVLVSAKFTGNSLAQVRRRRWAQSVGEREQGVASVSAPISGPGGRVIAAVSVSGPIERLTRAPGRLHAQAVASAAEKINEALHAQDSVPK, via the coding sequence ATGTCGGTGCTCGACGCGCTGGAATCGGGCCCGGCTTCGCTGGCCCAGCTCGTCCGGACCACCGGCCTGGCCCGCCCCACCGCCCACCGGCTCGCCGTCGCCCTGGAGCGCCACCGCATGGTCACCCGGGACAGCCAAGGCCGGTTCGTGCTGGGGCCGCGGCTGGGCGAGCTGTCCATCGCCACCGGCGAGGACCGGCTGCTGGCGGTCGCTTCGCCCGTGCTGGTGCAGTTGCGCGACCTCACCGGCGAAAGCGCCCAGCTCTACCGCCGCCAGGGCGACGTGCGCGTGTGCGTGGCGGCCGCCGAGCGCACCAGCGGGCTGCGCGACACGGTTCCGGTGGGCAGCGAACTGCCGATGGCCGCCGGGTCGGCGGCCCAGGTACTGCTGGCGTGGGAGGACAGCGAACGCATCCGGCGCGTTCTGGTCAGCGCCAAATTCACCGGCAACAGTCTGGCGCAGGTGCGCCGCCGCCGGTGGGCGCAGAGTGTGGGCGAACGCGAGCAGGGTGTGGCTTCGGTGTCGGCACCGATCTCCGGGCCCGGCGGGCGGGTGATCGCGGCGGTGTCGGTATCGGGGCCCATAGAGCGGCTCACGCGCGCGCCCGGGCGACTGCACGCCCAGGCGGTCGCCTCGGCGGCGGAGAAGATCAACGAGGCCCTGCACGCCCAGGACTCGGTTCCCAAATGA
- a CDS encoding MerR family transcriptional regulator, giving the protein MRISELSERSGVPVATVKYYLREELLPKGEAVSATQARYTEEHLKRLRLVRALAEVAEIPLGRIRAVLQAVDDPELDLHTLLGVAQYAFTRPAAEPAADDPAWQRAERRTAELLAELGWQAGDASPARGRLVRAVAALERLDAPPSPETLHGYAAAAHRTAELDLDRVDPVMPRDETVQRVVTTSALMEQTLSALRLLAQEDESARRFGGTPGRGSRPQGRGAPDDGGADGD; this is encoded by the coding sequence ATGCGGATCTCCGAGTTGAGCGAGCGCAGCGGCGTCCCCGTGGCGACGGTCAAGTACTACCTGCGCGAGGAGCTGCTACCCAAGGGCGAAGCGGTATCGGCCACGCAGGCGCGCTACACCGAGGAGCACCTCAAGCGGCTGCGCCTGGTGCGGGCGCTGGCGGAGGTGGCCGAGATCCCGCTCGGACGCATCCGCGCCGTCCTCCAGGCGGTCGACGACCCCGAGCTGGACCTGCACACCTTGCTGGGCGTCGCCCAGTACGCCTTCACACGGCCGGCGGCGGAGCCCGCCGCCGACGACCCCGCCTGGCAGCGCGCCGAGCGCCGCACCGCCGAACTGCTGGCCGAGCTCGGATGGCAGGCCGGCGACGCTTCCCCCGCGCGCGGGCGCCTCGTCCGGGCCGTCGCGGCACTGGAGCGGCTGGACGCCCCGCCGTCCCCGGAGACGCTGCACGGCTACGCGGCCGCCGCGCACCGCACCGCCGAGCTGGACTTGGATCGCGTCGACCCGGTGATGCCGCGCGACGAGACCGTGCAGAGGGTGGTGACGACGTCGGCGCTGATGGAGCAGACCCTGTCCGCACTTCGCCTGCTCGCTCAGGAGGACGAGTCGGCACGCAGATTCGGCGGTACCCCGGGCCGCGGTTCCCGGCCGCAGGGCCGGGGCGCCCCCGACGACGGCGGCGCGGACGGGGACTGA
- a CDS encoding PQQ-dependent sugar dehydrogenase: MEHARNPPGCGRRRLRARACAAAVLLAAGACDGDGGPGGYGGGAPPSGEGEASTRMVPPGEPETVATGLEVPWGVAALPGGGALVSERDSGRILRMSPDGATAEVGTVGAASGQGEGGLLGIAVRPGQERPEELFAYFTADSGNRIARFALDRSGGGPPSLGESRTLVEGIPSAAFHNGGRIAFGPDGMLFAATGDAGDGTRSQDTDSLGGKILRMTPDGDPVDGNPFDDLVYSYGHRNVQGLAWDADGTLFATEFGQDRVDEVNVIEAGGNYGWPEVEGTGGDNAPDEFIDPVVTWSVEEASPSGAAIAGNSLWVAALRGERIWRVPLTGSEGDPAGEPEALFTGDYGRLRTVTPVSGGGDLLVSTSNRDSRGDPAEEDDRILRIPLEG, from the coding sequence ATGGAACACGCGCGGAATCCGCCCGGCTGTGGGCGGCGCCGGTTGCGCGCCCGGGCCTGCGCCGCCGCCGTCCTGCTCGCCGCCGGCGCCTGCGACGGCGACGGCGGTCCCGGCGGGTACGGCGGCGGGGCGCCGCCGAGTGGGGAGGGGGAGGCCTCGACGCGCATGGTCCCGCCCGGCGAACCGGAGACCGTGGCCACCGGCCTGGAGGTCCCGTGGGGAGTGGCGGCGCTTCCGGGCGGAGGCGCCCTGGTCTCCGAGCGCGACTCCGGCCGCATCCTGCGGATGAGCCCCGACGGCGCGACCGCCGAGGTCGGCACGGTCGGCGCGGCGAGCGGACAGGGTGAGGGCGGCCTGCTGGGCATCGCCGTGCGCCCCGGTCAGGAGCGGCCCGAGGAACTGTTCGCCTACTTCACCGCCGACTCCGGCAACCGCATCGCCCGGTTCGCGCTGGACCGCTCCGGCGGCGGTCCGCCTTCGCTCGGCGAGTCCCGGACGCTGGTCGAGGGTATCCCCAGCGCGGCCTTCCACAACGGCGGCAGGATCGCCTTCGGTCCCGACGGGATGCTCTTCGCCGCCACCGGCGACGCCGGCGACGGCACCCGATCCCAGGACACCGACAGCCTCGGCGGCAAGATCCTGCGCATGACCCCCGACGGGGATCCGGTCGACGGAAACCCGTTCGACGACCTCGTCTACAGCTACGGCCACCGCAACGTCCAGGGCCTGGCCTGGGATGCCGACGGAACCCTGTTCGCGACGGAGTTCGGCCAGGACCGTGTGGACGAGGTCAACGTCATCGAGGCGGGGGGCAACTACGGCTGGCCCGAGGTCGAGGGAACCGGCGGCGACAACGCGCCGGACGAGTTCATCGACCCCGTCGTCACCTGGAGCGTCGAGGAGGCCTCGCCCAGCGGCGCGGCGATCGCGGGAAACTCCCTGTGGGTGGCGGCGCTGCGCGGAGAGCGCATCTGGCGCGTTCCGCTCACCGGATCCGAGGGCGACCCCGCGGGCGAGCCGGAGGCGCTGTTCACGGGCGACTACGGTCGGCTGCGCACCGTCACCCCGGTCTCCGGCGGCGGCGATCTGCTGGTCAGCACCAGCAACCGCGACTCCCGCGGCGACCCCGCAGAGGAGGACGACCGCATCCTGCGCATCCCGCTGGAGGGGTGA
- the gltX gene encoding glutamate--tRNA ligase encodes MTENPIRVRFAPSPTGMFHVGGARSALFNWALARQQDEGRFVLRIEDTDAARNKPEWTEGILQALAWLGIGDADPHFEGPYFQSDYAGKHRETAERLYQEGRAYYCDCTREQVQARRDNPNLGYDGFCRDRALEPGPGRALRFRVPEGGPTVVDDAIRGRVEFDHASIEDFVVARADGSPLFVLANVVDDVEMGINRVIRGEEHLSNTPKQQLLWQALGHTAPAWAHLPVIVNEKRQKLSKRRDKVALETYRDEGFLPEAMVNYLMLLGWSPGEDREIMPWSEMEPLFAVSDVNSASAFFDEKKLRAFNGEYIRALEVEDFVDRCRPWLDPEAAPWPQENYDEDAFRAIAPLAQSRVAVLGEITANVDFLFLDEPVEDAKSWSKAMKPETAAPMLAAARERLADPALPWEPEALRAELEAAGTELGLKLGKAQAPVRVAVTGRTVGLPLFESLQALGRERTLVRIDAALERVRAEEAGTAAAAE; translated from the coding sequence GTGACTGAGAATCCGATTCGCGTGCGCTTCGCACCGTCGCCGACGGGGATGTTCCACGTCGGCGGGGCGCGGTCTGCGCTGTTCAACTGGGCGCTGGCCCGGCAGCAGGACGAGGGCAGGTTCGTGCTGCGCATCGAGGACACCGATGCCGCACGCAACAAGCCGGAATGGACCGAGGGCATCCTCCAGGCGCTGGCCTGGCTGGGTATCGGCGACGCCGATCCGCACTTCGAAGGCCCCTACTTCCAGTCGGACTACGCCGGAAAGCACCGCGAGACCGCCGAGCGGCTCTATCAGGAGGGGCGCGCCTACTACTGCGATTGCACCCGCGAACAGGTGCAGGCCCGGCGCGACAACCCCAACCTGGGCTACGACGGCTTCTGCCGCGACCGCGCCCTGGAGCCCGGCCCGGGCCGGGCGCTGCGGTTCCGGGTGCCCGAGGGCGGGCCGACGGTGGTCGATGACGCGATCCGCGGCCGGGTGGAGTTCGACCACGCCTCGATCGAGGACTTCGTCGTCGCGCGTGCCGACGGATCCCCGCTGTTCGTGCTGGCCAACGTCGTCGACGACGTCGAAATGGGTATCAACCGGGTCATCCGGGGCGAGGAGCACCTGTCCAATACCCCCAAGCAGCAGTTGCTGTGGCAGGCGCTGGGCCACACCGCGCCGGCGTGGGCGCACCTGCCGGTGATCGTGAACGAGAAGCGCCAGAAGCTGTCCAAGCGCCGCGACAAGGTGGCCCTGGAGACCTACCGGGACGAAGGCTTCCTGCCCGAGGCGATGGTCAACTACCTGATGCTGCTGGGGTGGTCGCCCGGTGAGGACCGCGAGATCATGCCGTGGTCCGAGATGGAGCCGCTGTTCGCGGTCTCCGACGTCAACAGCGCGAGCGCGTTCTTCGACGAGAAGAAGCTGCGCGCCTTCAACGGCGAATACATCCGCGCGCTGGAGGTCGAGGACTTCGTCGACCGCTGCCGGCCGTGGCTGGACCCCGAGGCGGCGCCGTGGCCGCAGGAGAACTACGACGAGGACGCCTTCCGCGCCATCGCCCCGCTGGCCCAGAGCCGGGTGGCCGTGCTCGGCGAGATCACGGCCAACGTCGACTTCCTGTTCCTGGACGAGCCGGTGGAGGACGCCAAGAGCTGGTCCAAGGCGATGAAGCCGGAGACCGCGGCGCCGATGCTGGCCGCCGCCCGCGAGCGGTTGGCCGACCCGGCCCTGCCCTGGGAGCCCGAGGCGCTGCGCGCCGAACTGGAGGCGGCGGGCACCGAGCTGGGCCTCAAACTCGGCAAGGCCCAGGCGCCGGTGCGGGTGGCGGTCACCGGGCGCACCGTGGGCCTGCCGCTGTTCGAGTCGCTGCAGGCGCTGGGCCGCGAGCGCACTCTGGTGCGCATCGACGCGGCGCTGGAGCGCGTGCGCGCCGAAGAGGCGGGGACGGCTGCGGCGGCGGAGTGA